The Drosophila teissieri strain GT53w chromosome X, Prin_Dtei_1.1, whole genome shotgun sequence genome has a segment encoding these proteins:
- the LOC122623610 gene encoding probable pyruvate dehydrogenase E1 component subunit alpha, mitochondrial → MMKPSCVRVVMRCSGARSILESNILCRIIGRHKCSCLTLENTFKCYDLENGPTMDVELSRDDALAMYTQMLELRRFETVAGNYYKERKIRGFCHLYNGQEAVAVGMKQRLRSCDSVITAYRCHAWTYLMGVSMHEIMAELFGVRSGCSRGKGGSMHMYSDRFYGGNGIVGAQVPLGAGIALAHRYRKDNGVAVVLYGDGAANQGQVFESYNMAKLWCLPCIFVCENNHYGMGTHVRRASAMTEFYMRGQYIPGLWVDGNQVLAVRSATQFAVDHALNHGPIVLEMSTYRYVGHSMSDPGTSYRSRDEVQAAREKGDPITSFRSQIIALCLADEEELKVLEDKTKKQVDGICKKATTDKEVELHELHTDIYAKNVDGKIRGVSGFHLDHIKLAEVCFGKPRKTPACEINDVPVGAAIDVAKAKERKAEQDAKKAQKAKEDAKGKGKGDPKGADSKPPKAEDGDKKAKSSAPAPPAAKTPPATKEPPAPKK, encoded by the exons ATGATGAAGCCCAGCTGCGTCCGCGTGGTGATGAGATGCAGTGGAGCCCGCTCCATCCTCGAGAGCAATATCCTGTGCAGGATCATAGGCCGCCACAAGTGTAGCTGCCTGACCCTGGAGAAC ACGTTCAAGTGCTACGACCTGGAGAATGGGCCCACCATGGACGTGGAGCTGTCCAGGGATGACGCCCTGGCGATGTACACGCAGATGCTGGAGCTGCGCCGCTTCGAGACGGTGGCGGGCAACTACTACAAGGAGCGCAAAATCCGTGGGTTCTGTCACTTGTACAACGGTCAGGAGGCAGTGGCCGTGGGCATGAAGCAGCGTTTAAGGTCCTGCGACTCGGTCATAACGGCATACCGTTGTCACGCCTGGACCTATTTGATGGGGGTGTCCATGCACGAAATTATGGCGGAATTGTTCGGCGTCCGGAGCGGTTGCAGCCGTGGCAAAGGAGGCTCCATGCACATGTACAGCGATAGGTTCTATGGCGGCAACGGTATCGTTGGCGCTCAAGTGCCGCTCGGTGCTGGGATTGCGCTGGCCCACAGGTATCGCAAGGACAACGGCGTGGCGGTGGTGCTGTATGGCGATGGTGCCGCCAATCAGGGCCAGGTCTTCGAGTCCTACAACATGGCCAAGCTGTGGTGCCTGCCCTGCATTTTCGTCTGCGAGAACAATCACTACGGCATGGGCACCCATGTGAGGCGCGCCTCTGCCATGACCGAGTTCTACATGCGTGGCCAGTATATCCCCGGTCTTTGGGTGGATGGCAATCAGGTGCTGGCCGTGCGCAGCGCCACCCAGTTCGCCGTGGACCATGCCCTCAATCACGGACCCATTGTGCTCGAGATGAGCACCTATCGCTATGTGGGGCACTCCATGTCCGATCCGGGCACCTCGTATCGCTCGCGGGACGAAGTTCAAGCGGCGAGGGAGAAAGGCGATCCGATCACCAGTTTTCGCAGCCAGATCATCGCATTGTGTCTcgccgacgaggaggagctgaaGGTGCTAGAGGATAAGACGAAGAAGCAGGTCGATGGCATCTGCAAGAAGGCGACCACCGACAAGGAGGTGGAGCTGCACGAGCTGCACACCGATATCTATGCGAAGAATGTGGATGGCAAGATCCGGGGCGTGTCCGGATTCCATTTGGATCACATCAAGCTGGCGGAAGTGTGCTTTGGCAAGCCGCGGAAGACGCCGGCCTGCGAGATCAACGATGTGCCAGTGGGCGCCGCGATCGACGTGGCCAAGGCCAAGGAGCGCAAGGCCGAGCAGGATGCCAAGAAGGCCCAAAAGGCCAAGGAGGACGCCAAGGGTAAAGGTAAAGGCGACCCGAAGGGCGCTGACTCCAAGCCGCCCAAGGCAGAAGATGGCGATAAGAAGGCCAAGTCATctgcacctgcaccaccagcagctaAAACACCACCAGCCACTAAGGAGCCACCTGCCCCCAAAAAGTAG
- the LOC122623790 gene encoding uncharacterized protein LOC122623790, whose translation MTMSSTSTATVTATSTATATLAEANATVGEMFSDADMAEVRHVVQRILVPCVFVIGLLGNSVSIYVLTRKRMRCTTNIYLTALAITDIAYLTCQLILSLQHYDYPKYHFKLYWQLYGYFVWLCDSFGYISIYIAVCFTIERFIAIRYPLKRQTFCTESLAKKVIAAVAIFCLLSTLSTAFEHTITIGTRQIDDAYRPCNQTVANISPTPPPPAAATPPLATPPLPTPATVWQSQDSTTESNLLVDWGSGGGSGDGEPENIPRHRRQRQSSGFVTLPTLRKTLELEEQDQEQEQDQQGSGVTESLLQRRQRSAESHNINNTDAFAFNVTEYCQNVTFYNHGLSELGYDELYSYLWNLFTLLVFVVFPLLLLATFNSFLILLVHRSKNLRGDLTNASSIRRTKRKSSSGLKGSVSQENRVTITLIAVVLMFIVCQLPWAIYLIVNQYMEIQVGTQVVAGNVCNLLASLHAASNFFLYCVLSDKYRKTVRELITGYRYRRRHARNNTSLYVPHTTTTLTQINGDHYGSNYGGAGSRRNRNTGRLIA comes from the exons ATGACAATGTCCtcgacgtcgactgcgactgtgactgcgacgtcgacggcgactgcgacgcTGGCCGAGGCGAACGCAACTGTTGGCGAAATGTTTTCGGATGCGGATATGGCGGAAGTGCGGCATGTTGTCCAACGCATTTTGGTGCCGTGCGTTTTTGTTATTGGACTATTGGGAAATTCAGTGAGCATTTATGTTTTGACGCG caAGCGCATGAGATGCACCACAAACATATATCTAACGGCGCTGGCCATCACGGACATCGCCTACCTGACCTGCCAGTTGATCCTGTCCCTGCAGCACTACGACTATCCCAAGTACCACTTCAAGCTGTACTGGCAGCTCTACGGCTACTTCGTCTGGCTGTGCGACAGTTTCG GTTACATCTCAATTTACATAGCCGTGTGCTTCACCATCGAGCGATTCATTGCGATACGCTACCCGCTCAAGAGGCAAACATTCTGCACGGAGtcgctggccaaaaaggtgATAGCAG CCGTGGCCATCTTCTGTTTGCTGTCCACACTCTCGACGGCATTCGAGCACACAATTACGATAGGTACGCGGCAGATTGATGACGCCTACCGGCCGTGCAACCAAACGGTGGCCAACATCTCGCCCACGCCGCCGCCCCCTGcggcagccacgcccccactggccacgcccccgctgCCCACGCCGGCGACCGTTTGGCAATCGCAGGACTCCACCACGGAGTCTAATCTGCTCGTCGACTGGGGAAGCGGCGGTGGCAGTGGTGATGGAGAGCCAG AGAACATTCCACGACATCGCCGTCAGCGGCAGTCGTCTGGATTTGTGACGCTGCccacactgagaaaaacgctggagctggaggagcaggaccaggagcaggagcaggaccagcaggggtcaggggtcacgGAGAGTTTGCTGCAGCGTCGCCAGCGCAGCGCTGAGAGCCACAACATCAACAATACGGATGCATTCGCATTTAATGTAACGGAATACTGTCAAAAT GTGACTTTCTACAACCACGGTCTGTCGGAACTGGGCTATGATGAGCTGTATAGCTATCTGTGGAACCTGTTCACACTGCTGGTCTTCGTGGTCTtccccctgctgctgctggccacctTCAACTCCTTTCTCATTCTGCTGGTGCATCGCTCCAAGAATCTGCGTGGCGACCTGACCAATGCCAGCAGCATAAGGCGCACCAAG CGCAAATCAAGTTCTGGCCTAAAAGGCAGCGTGTCGCAGGAAAATCGCGTGACGATCACACTCATAGCGGTGGTGCTAATGTTCATAGTTTGCCAGCTGCCTTGGGCGATCTATCTGATAGTCAATCAGTACATGGAAATCCAAGTTGGCACCCAGGTGGTGGCGGGAAATGTGTGCAATCTGCTGGCCTCCCTGCACGCGGCCTCCAACTTCTTTCTATACTGTGTGCTATCCGATAAGTACCGAAAGACGGTGCGAGAACTGATAACCGGATATCGCTATAGACGTCGACATGCCCGCAACAATACGAGTCTCTATGTGCCGCACACGACGACTACACTGACCCAAATAAATGGCGACCATTATGGCAGCAATTACGGCGGAGCCGGAAGTCGTCGCAATCGCAATACGGGTCGCCTGATAGCGTGA